The Bartonella grahamii subsp. shimonis region GCTCATTGCCAGAAATTGGGCGCCGTTTTGGTGGGCGTGATCATACAACAGTTTTACACGCTGTGCGTAAAATTGAAGATTTGGTTTGTGGCGATCAGACCTTAGCTAAGGAACTTGAATTGCTTAAGCGATTGATTGGAGAACAGGCTGTATAGTGTTTATCGTTTCTTTCTTTGGAGAAACTTTAAAGAATTTAATGAGAAGATTGGTTTTTTCTTATGCAGGAGTGACTTGCCATTTTAAGAGAGGTTTAATAAACTCTAGCAGGCGATTCTTTAAAGAGGATCTGTTTTTAATTCTAAGGAATTCTTATAGTTTTTAGTAAATCATATGGGGCTTTTATGCGTATTACAGTTGATCGCAGTCAATTTCTCAAGTCTCTTGGTCGGGTTCATCGTGTGGTAGAGCGCCGCAATACAGTTCCTATTTTATCGAATGTACTGATTGATGCAGAAAATGATCGTGTGCAGTTAAAAGCAACAGATCTTGATTTAGAGGTTACGGAATCTTTTGCAGTTAATGTTAAACAAGCTGGAGCAACAACTGTTCCGGCACATTTGCTCTATGATATCATTCGAAAACTTCCTGATAGCAATGAAGTTGTATTATCCGTCGATGAGAATCAAGAAGGCAGAATGTCCGTTGTTTCGGGTTGTGCACATTTTCAGCTTCAATGTCTTCCGAAGGCAGATTTTCCAGAGTCGCTTCCTGGGCAGTTTGGTTATCGTTTTTCTCTATCGGCATCAAGCTTAAAACGTTTACTTGATTGTACGCAATTTGCTATTTCTACTGAAGAAACCCGTTATTACCTTAATGGTATTTATTTACATGTTATTAATGATGGTGTTTTGAAATTGCGTTTGGTTGCAACTGATGGTCATCGTTTGGCACAAGTTGAGATGGAAGCTCCTTCAGGAGTTGAGGGAATGCCCGGTGTTATTGTTCCCCGTAAAGCTGTAGGAGAATTGCAAAAACTTCTTTCAGAAGAAAATGATAGCGATGTATGTGTAGAGCTTTCAGAGACAAAGATTCGTTTTTCTGTAGGTTCTGTGATTTTTACATCAAAATTAATTGATGGAACATTTCCAGATTATCAACGTGTTATCCCTCTCGGAAATGATAAAGAATTAATTGTTAATAGGCAGGACTTTTCTTCTGCAGTTGATCGTGTTTCAACAATTTCAAGTGATCGGGGGCGTGCAGTTAAATTAACGATTGAGCATGGACAGTTAAGGCTTGTTGTTAATAGCCCAGATTCGGGAAGTGCAGAAGATAAATTATCAGTAACTTATACATCTGAACCGCTTGAGATAGGGTTTAATTCACGTTATCTTTTGGATATTGCTGGGCAGCTTTCAAGCGATGAGATGGTTTTTATGTTGGCTGAGGCTGGAGCACCAGCTCTGATTCGTGATAATGATGATGCGGATGTACTCTATGTACTGATGCCTATTCGCGTTTAGGGGCAATTGTTTTGCAATGCATGGCCAGTCATGTACACAAAGTGGCAGTGAGGCAGCTGAAGCTTTTACGTTATCGCAATTATTCTTTTTTCAATATTCATTTTTCTGGTCAGCATGTGGTTTTTACTGGCCATAACGGTGCTGGTAAGACGAATCTTTTAGAGGCGTTATCTTTTCTTTCTCCTGGTCGTGGTTTGCGACGTGCTGCTTATTCTGACGTTAGCTTTGTAGATGGTGGCGGTGGAGGATTTGTTGTATTTGCGCATCTTGAATGCGCTCTTTATGGTGAAGTAAAGATTGGTACAGCTTTGGAGGTTAGCGATAACAGCCGAAAGGTCCATATTAATGGTGTGAATGAGTCTGGTGATTGCCTAACAGATTATTGTCATATTAGTGTCCTAACACCGTCTATGGATGGTCTTTTTACAGGTCCTTCGCTTGAGCGCCGTAGTTTTTTGGATCGTATGGTTTTGGCGATTGATCCCTTGCATAGGCGTCGCATAGCCGATTATGATAGAGCTATGCGCGCACGTAATCGTTTGTTTTTAGATGGAAATGAAGATTGCGCTTGGTTTGATGCTTTAGAAAAGCAGATGGCAGAATTGGCGACAGCTATTTCTGCGGCGCGTGTTGATGTTATTCGTCTTTTAAATGACATGTTTACACAAATGCCATCACAAATACCTTTTCCACGAGCTTTTTTGCAAATTGATGGTTTTTTGGAAACAGCTCTTAGTGAAATATCAGCAACTGAAGTTGAAGAGCAATTTTGTGATCGCTTACGGCGTAATCGCGCAATGGACCGTGCTGCTGGTCGGACGTTAGAAGGACCACATCGTGCAGATTTGCAGGTTTTTTATGCTGATAAAAATATAGAAGCAACATCTTGTTCAACAGGTGAACAAAAAGCGCTGTTGACAGGTTTAGTTTTGTGTCATGCACGTCTAACAGGTATGATGTCGGAAAAAGCCCCCATTCTTCTTCTTGATGAAATGGCTGCTCATCTTGATTCGCATCGGCGTGCTGCTTTATTTGATATTCTTGATGATTTAGCTGTACAAACATTTATGACAGGAACAGATCGTCTTTTATTTGATGACTTAAAAGGACGCGCAGAATTCTTTGAGATTAAGGATGGAGCTTTATTGCCGTAAAAACATGCTAAATATTTTTTTAATAAGTGATAGGTCTGAAAGAAAAGGCTTGCTATGTCTGAGATGATAACGATTTTAAATGGTCCTAATTTAAATTTTCTAGGTCAACGTGAGCCAGAAATTTATGGAACTGAAACTCTAGAAGATATTGAAAAAAGATGCAGAGAATGGGCAAAAAAAAATGATATTATAATAAATTTTTATCAAAGTAACTGTGAAGGGCAATTAGTAGCATGGATACAAGAAGCAATAGAGGTAAGTTCTGGATTGATCATTAACCCAGCGGCTTACAGTCATACATCTGTTGCACTTCTTGATGCCCTAAAAATGTTTGCAGGGCCGAAAGTAGAAGTTCATTTATCTCATATTTATCAGCGTGAAGCTTTTCGCCACCATTCTTATACATCTGCAGGTGTAGACGCTATCATAATTGGGTGTGGAGGTGATGGATATTGGTTTGCACTTGAATATATTGCAAAACAATTCAGCAAAACAATTAAATTATGATAGGT contains the following coding sequences:
- the dnaN gene encoding DNA polymerase III subunit beta, which produces MRITVDRSQFLKSLGRVHRVVERRNTVPILSNVLIDAENDRVQLKATDLDLEVTESFAVNVKQAGATTVPAHLLYDIIRKLPDSNEVVLSVDENQEGRMSVVSGCAHFQLQCLPKADFPESLPGQFGYRFSLSASSLKRLLDCTQFAISTEETRYYLNGIYLHVINDGVLKLRLVATDGHRLAQVEMEAPSGVEGMPGVIVPRKAVGELQKLLSEENDSDVCVELSETKIRFSVGSVIFTSKLIDGTFPDYQRVIPLGNDKELIVNRQDFSSAVDRVSTISSDRGRAVKLTIEHGQLRLVVNSPDSGSAEDKLSVTYTSEPLEIGFNSRYLLDIAGQLSSDEMVFMLAEAGAPALIRDNDDADVLYVLMPIRV
- the aroQ gene encoding type II 3-dehydroquinate dehydratase, giving the protein MSEMITILNGPNLNFLGQREPEIYGTETLEDIEKRCREWAKKNDIIINFYQSNCEGQLVAWIQEAIEVSSGLIINPAAYSHTSVALLDALKMFAGPKVEVHLSHIYQREAFRHHSYTSAGVDAIIIGCGGDGYWFALEYIAKQFSKTIKL
- the recF gene encoding DNA replication/repair protein RecF (All proteins in this family for which functions are known are DNA-binding proteins that assist the filamentation of RecA onto DNA for the initiation of recombination or recombinational repair.): MASHVHKVAVRQLKLLRYRNYSFFNIHFSGQHVVFTGHNGAGKTNLLEALSFLSPGRGLRRAAYSDVSFVDGGGGGFVVFAHLECALYGEVKIGTALEVSDNSRKVHINGVNESGDCLTDYCHISVLTPSMDGLFTGPSLERRSFLDRMVLAIDPLHRRRIADYDRAMRARNRLFLDGNEDCAWFDALEKQMAELATAISAARVDVIRLLNDMFTQMPSQIPFPRAFLQIDGFLETALSEISATEVEEQFCDRLRRNRAMDRAAGRTLEGPHRADLQVFYADKNIEATSCSTGEQKALLTGLVLCHARLTGMMSEKAPILLLDEMAAHLDSHRRAALFDILDDLAVQTFMTGTDRLLFDDLKGRAEFFEIKDGALLP